In Paenibacillus sp. G2S3, a single window of DNA contains:
- a CDS encoding PRD domain-containing protein, which produces MSSITVAKVLNNNVIIADHPQYSEVVVIGKGIGFNRKLHDRIDLSSVEKMFILRSQEEQEQYKQLLPQVDEKLIEIVHEILLYIMHSSSQPLNEHVHIALTDHISFAIRRYEQDIPIHNPFLYETKEIYPEEYKMAEYAIERINEGMGVDLPVDEVGFVALHIVSALSNRQISEVRQHSLLIGDLIGIVENNLEYRIPRDSLDYSRLVTHLRFVLERLRRGESVRETSTLDGLMKREYPEMYTLAWQLTKVIENRVRIPVYPAEVSYLTVHLQRLAQKKEDELDMETNGKA; this is translated from the coding sequence ATGAGTAGCATAACTGTAGCAAAGGTGTTAAATAACAACGTTATCATTGCGGACCATCCCCAATATTCCGAGGTTGTAGTGATTGGCAAAGGGATAGGGTTTAATCGAAAATTGCATGATCGGATTGATCTATCCTCCGTGGAGAAGATGTTTATTCTTCGCAGCCAGGAAGAGCAGGAACAATATAAACAGCTTCTTCCCCAAGTGGATGAGAAGTTGATTGAGATTGTACATGAAATTTTGTTATATATTATGCATAGCAGTAGTCAACCACTAAATGAGCATGTTCATATTGCACTCACTGATCATATCTCATTTGCTATCCGGCGTTATGAACAAGATATCCCAATTCACAATCCGTTTTTGTATGAGACTAAGGAAATTTATCCTGAAGAATATAAGATGGCAGAGTATGCGATTGAGCGGATTAATGAAGGCATGGGTGTGGATTTGCCCGTAGATGAGGTAGGGTTTGTTGCACTTCATATCGTTAGCGCGCTGAGCAATAGACAAATTTCCGAGGTCAGACAGCATTCTCTTTTGATTGGGGATTTGATCGGAATCGTAGAGAATAACCTCGAATATCGAATTCCTCGGGATTCACTTGATTATTCGCGATTGGTGACTCATTTACGATTTGTTCTAGAAAGACTGCGCCGTGGAGAATCGGTAAGGGAGACTTCTACGTTGGATGGTCTTATGAAAAGAGAGTATCCCGAAATGTATACCTTGGCTTGGCAATTAACTAAGGTTATCGAGAACCGAGTGCGAATTCCTGTGTATCCAGCAGAGGTCAGTTATTTGACAGTTCATCTGCAACGTCTTGCCCAGAAGAAAGAGGATGAATTGGATATGGAGACGAATGGTAAAGCCTGA
- the ptsG gene encoding glucose-specific PTS transporter subunit IIBC codes for MFKKLFGVLQRVGKALMLPVAILPAAGLLLGIGNMLVNPDFLQYVPALENDVVQAIANVLMNSGQIVFDNLSLLFAVGVAIGLSGGEGVAGLAAIIGFLVMNVTMGTVIGVNDYVLSQGDFSYASVLGIPTLQTGVFGGILVGILASSMYKRFFKIELPSYLGFFAGKRFVPIMTAVTSLLLGLALTLVWPPIQHGLNYVSQSMIDTNKTLAAFIFGTIERSLIPFGLHHIFYSPFWYEFGTYVDKAGELVRGDQRIFMQQLRDGVEFTAGTFTTGKYPFMMFGLPAAALAIYHEAKPQNKKLVGGLMLSAALTSFLTGITEPLEFSFLFVAPLLFAVHAVFAGLSFMTMHILNVKIGMTFSGGFIDYVLFGIIPNRTAWWLVIPVGLALAVIYYFGFRFVIRKFNLMTPGREEDTGEVEDTNTEAISKTGDDLPRNILSALGGKENIAHLDACITRLRVEVKDKSGVDKTRLKKLGASGVLEVGNNVQAIFGTRSDTIKSQIQDVINGKTPAPTPVAATPQPEEEQQAGEAGEAIIKEDIVSPVNGELVDITEVPDPVFSQKMTGDGFAFLSDDGKIASPVYGKVFNVFPSKHAIGIMSDGGKEVLVHIGVNTVKLKGQGFTVLVEEGDLVAAGQPIMEVDLEYVKAHAPSVMSPVIFSNLPEGSSVTLKKPGKVSIGDKDIIAIQ; via the coding sequence ATGTTCAAAAAGCTTTTCGGCGTTTTACAAAGAGTCGGTAAAGCGCTAATGCTCCCAGTAGCGATACTGCCAGCAGCCGGTCTGCTCCTTGGAATAGGAAACATGCTGGTAAACCCCGATTTTCTACAATACGTTCCGGCACTGGAAAATGATGTAGTTCAGGCAATTGCGAACGTATTGATGAACTCAGGGCAAATTGTATTTGATAATTTATCCTTACTATTTGCCGTGGGTGTTGCCATCGGTTTATCCGGTGGTGAGGGTGTTGCTGGTCTAGCCGCTATTATTGGTTTCCTCGTAATGAATGTTACGATGGGTACTGTAATTGGCGTCAATGATTATGTCCTGAGCCAAGGCGACTTCTCCTATGCTAGCGTCTTAGGAATTCCAACACTGCAAACGGGGGTATTTGGAGGTATACTCGTCGGTATATTGGCATCGTCCATGTACAAGCGATTTTTCAAAATTGAGCTTCCATCCTACCTAGGCTTCTTTGCAGGTAAACGTTTCGTTCCGATCATGACTGCGGTAACGTCTTTGCTTCTTGGTCTGGCATTGACCTTAGTTTGGCCGCCAATTCAGCACGGTCTGAACTATGTATCACAAAGTATGATTGATACGAATAAAACGCTCGCTGCGTTTATCTTCGGAACAATCGAACGCTCGCTGATTCCTTTTGGTCTGCATCACATCTTCTATTCTCCGTTCTGGTATGAATTTGGTACCTACGTAGATAAAGCTGGAGAATTGGTACGTGGTGACCAACGGATCTTCATGCAGCAGCTTCGTGATGGTGTAGAATTTACAGCAGGAACATTTACAACAGGTAAATATCCTTTCATGATGTTCGGTCTTCCAGCAGCTGCTTTGGCCATCTATCATGAAGCTAAGCCTCAGAATAAAAAACTTGTCGGAGGCTTGATGCTTTCCGCAGCATTGACTTCATTCCTGACAGGGATTACTGAGCCGCTCGAATTCTCGTTCTTGTTCGTGGCTCCACTACTGTTCGCGGTACACGCTGTATTTGCTGGTTTGTCCTTTATGACCATGCATATCCTTAATGTCAAGATTGGTATGACTTTCTCGGGAGGCTTTATTGATTACGTGCTCTTTGGTATTATCCCGAACCGTACGGCTTGGTGGCTCGTAATTCCAGTAGGTCTTGCTCTTGCCGTAATTTACTACTTCGGATTCCGCTTTGTTATTCGGAAGTTCAATCTGATGACTCCGGGTCGTGAAGAGGATACAGGTGAAGTCGAAGATACGAACACAGAAGCCATTTCTAAAACAGGTGATGATTTACCACGAAACATTTTGTCTGCGTTGGGTGGTAAAGAAAATATCGCTCATCTGGATGCTTGTATTACCCGCCTTCGTGTGGAGGTTAAAGATAAATCAGGCGTGGATAAGACTCGTCTGAAGAAGCTAGGTGCATCAGGTGTGCTTGAGGTGGGTAATAACGTTCAAGCGATCTTTGGTACACGTTCCGATACCATAAAATCTCAGATTCAAGATGTAATTAACGGGAAGACACCTGCACCAACGCCGGTAGCAGCCACGCCACAGCCTGAAGAAGAGCAGCAGGCAGGTGAAGCTGGTGAAGCGATAATAAAAGAAGATATCGTCTCTCCGGTAAATGGTGAACTGGTGGATATTACTGAGGTTCCAGATCCAGTGTTCTCCCAAAAAATGACGGGTGATGGTTTTGCCTTCCTATCCGATGATGGGAAGATTGCTTCACCAGTCTACGGTAAAGTGTTTAATGTGTTCCCGAGCAAGCATGCGATCGGCATTATGTCCGATGGAGGCAAGGAAGTGCTCGTTCATATAGGGGTAAATACAGTTAAGCTTAAAGGTCAAGGCTTTACAGTTCTAGTTGAAGAGGGCGACCTTGTAGCTGCTGGACAGCCGATCATGGAAGTGGATCTAGAATATGTAAAAGCACATGCACCATCAGTTATGTCTCCTGTTATTTTCTCCAATTTGCCAGAAGGCTCTTCCGTAACCTTGAAGAAGCCAGGCAAGGTATCTATTGGGGATAAGGATATTATTGCCATTCAGTAA
- a CDS encoding HPr family phosphocarrier protein has protein sequence MQTTFRIIDEDGIHARPATALVNTATKFKGTEAYAEAKGKKVTLKSILGVLSLGLEAGDTLSLITEGGEEAEALSALSDVMIKEGLGEIHE, from the coding sequence ATGCAAACAACATTCAGAATTATCGATGAAGATGGAATTCACGCACGTCCGGCAACTGCCTTGGTAAATACAGCTACTAAATTCAAAGGTACAGAAGCTTATGCAGAAGCAAAAGGCAAAAAAGTTACATTGAAATCTATCCTTGGTGTATTGTCATTGGGTCTAGAAGCTGGAGACACTTTGTCTCTGATTACTGAAGGTGGCGAAGAAGCTGAAGCTCTGAGCGCACTTTCTGATGTAATGATCAAAGAAGGGCTAGGGGAAATCCATGAGTAA
- the ptsP gene encoding phosphoenolpyruvate--protein phosphotransferase encodes MSKISGIAASAGIAVARAFILKHPDYTITKTSISDPEAEVAKLNDALAKSSAELQTIKERTLAELGEKKAEIFASHLLILEDPELINPVIDKIRQESVNADYALNEVATQFIEMFENMKSAYLQERAADMRDVTKRLLNHLLGIHYVSPAEINEEVIVIAEDLTPSDTAQLNRKYVKGFTTNIGGRTSHSAIMARSLEIPAVVGTKNVMTEVNSGDLVIVDGLNGDVLINPSEAEVAEYVRKQEAYDLQIAEWKKLRDKPTISADGKHVELAANIGTPNDVNGVIENGGEGVGLYRTEFLYMGRDKLPSEEIQYNAYRAVLENMKGKPVVVRTLDIGGDKELPYLDLPKEMNPFLGFRAIRLCLDRQDIFRTQLRALLRASVHGDLRIMFPMIATLGEFRAARDLLLEEKAKLREEGKEVSDNIQLGIMVEIPSTAVLADQFAKEVDFFSIGTNDLIQYTMAADRMNERVSYLYQPYNPAILRLVKNVIDAAHAEGKWTGMCGEMAGDATAIPLLLGLGLDEFSMSATSILPARSQISKLSAADMKELAAKALQLGTAEEVAALVQSITN; translated from the coding sequence ATGAGTAAAATTTCAGGAATCGCGGCTTCAGCAGGGATTGCAGTAGCCCGTGCTTTTATCCTGAAACATCCGGATTATACAATTACAAAGACTAGTATCAGTGATCCTGAAGCAGAAGTCGCTAAGTTGAATGACGCACTTGCTAAATCAAGTGCTGAACTGCAAACCATTAAAGAGCGTACTTTAGCAGAACTAGGAGAGAAGAAAGCAGAGATTTTTGCATCCCATCTGCTGATTCTTGAGGACCCTGAACTGATTAATCCCGTAATTGATAAAATTCGTCAGGAATCGGTTAACGCGGACTATGCACTAAACGAAGTAGCTACACAATTCATTGAAATGTTCGAAAACATGAAGAGTGCTTACTTACAGGAACGTGCAGCTGACATGCGTGATGTGACCAAACGCCTGCTGAACCACTTGCTGGGTATTCATTATGTTAGTCCTGCAGAAATCAATGAAGAGGTTATTGTGATCGCTGAGGATTTGACACCTTCTGACACAGCACAGCTAAATCGCAAATACGTTAAAGGCTTCACAACAAACATTGGTGGACGTACGTCTCACTCCGCGATTATGGCACGTTCCTTGGAAATTCCAGCGGTAGTTGGAACTAAGAATGTCATGACAGAAGTGAATTCTGGGGATCTAGTGATTGTCGATGGTCTGAACGGTGACGTTCTTATTAATCCTAGTGAAGCAGAAGTGGCGGAGTACGTTCGCAAGCAGGAAGCTTACGACTTGCAAATTGCAGAGTGGAAGAAACTTCGTGATAAACCAACGATTTCTGCAGACGGTAAGCACGTGGAGCTGGCGGCTAATATCGGTACACCAAACGATGTCAATGGCGTAATTGAGAATGGCGGCGAAGGTGTAGGCTTGTATCGTACTGAATTTCTATACATGGGCCGCGATAAGCTGCCTTCTGAGGAAATTCAATATAACGCCTATCGTGCTGTGCTTGAGAATATGAAAGGCAAACCGGTAGTCGTGCGTACACTAGATATCGGTGGCGACAAAGAGCTTCCGTATTTGGATCTTCCAAAGGAAATGAATCCTTTCTTAGGATTCCGTGCGATTCGTCTTTGTCTGGATCGTCAGGATATTTTCCGTACGCAGCTGCGTGCTTTACTAAGAGCAAGTGTTCATGGGGATCTTCGCATTATGTTCCCTATGATCGCAACACTTGGTGAATTCCGTGCAGCCCGTGATCTTCTACTTGAAGAGAAAGCGAAGCTTCGTGAAGAAGGTAAGGAAGTATCTGACAACATTCAGCTCGGCATAATGGTTGAGATTCCTTCCACTGCAGTACTGGCTGACCAGTTTGCAAAGGAAGTTGATTTCTTCAGTATTGGTACGAATGATCTTATTCAATATACAATGGCTGCTGACCGTATGAATGAACGGGTTTCTTACCTGTATCAGCCTTACAATCCGGCCATCCTGCGTTTGGTCAAGAATGTAATTGATGCAGCGCATGCAGAAGGTAAATGGACAGGAATGTGCGGTGAAATGGCTGGGGACGCAACAGCGATTCCACTCTTACTAGGTCTTGGCCTTGATGAATTCAGTATGAGTGCAACGTCAATTCTGCCAGCACGTAGTCAAATTTCTAAATTGTCGGCTGCCGACATGAAGGAACTGGCTGCAAAAGCACTGCAACTTGGCACTGCTGAAGAAGTAGCTGCACTTGTTCAAAGCATCACTAATTAA
- the pulA gene encoding type I pullulanase, with product MSKNVIDAELMLEVYEGKDLGLTYSVEYSVFKVWAPTAFAVSLVLYETGGNQLNIGFDPSSTDSGRVIYMQRQNGGVWQTKLSGDLKGKYYMYRAVYADGNVTEAVDPYATAVSANGLRTAIVDLRGTHPEHWEKDVAPPLQHPADAVIYELHVRDFSSHESSGMYYKGKFKAFTEFGLRDSEANAIGIDHLVELGITHVHLMPVFDFQTVDELSVMKRGSSIEHTDYNWGYDPQHYNVPEGSYSTDPTDPELRIREFKEMVQALHSRGISVIMDVVYNHTYAVEKGPFEPLVPDYFYRRDYLGRLSNGSGVGNELATERPMVRKYIKDSLSYWASEYHIDGFRFDLMGLMDSVTMREITEELRLEVNPNLLLYGEPWTGGDSPLATKTLKGVQRGKGYAVFNDNFRSAIKGDSDGWGRGFITGEYGKEGAIAAGIKGAIHEFTDSPVESVNYVTAHDNLNLWDKVLTVQGGFQDAASRANPYVNVDLGNILSNETVRRSLLANGIILTSQGIPFLHAGDELLRSKFGDHNSYRSGDMINAIRWNMKSVFKPVFQYYKGLIALRRTHPAFRLHGRQEIERSLEFLRCDGGIVSYLLSNHAGGDLWNNIMVIFNANNDRVRLSLPEATNGWNVVVDHTRAGTEAFRMVTGSEVEIEGLSMMVLYDECGEPAPRSKIIEVHYERPDGNYKGWNLWVWDTGIQDGQCDFRYMEDGRAVARIEVLLDTKSIGYILRLNDWEEKDGDSDRFIDCSKTDELIKVMVIDRDQENDGISDDHLQLTS from the coding sequence ATGAGTAAAAATGTTATAGATGCAGAATTAATGTTAGAGGTCTATGAAGGTAAAGACCTGGGCTTGACGTACTCGGTAGAGTACAGTGTATTTAAAGTCTGGGCACCTACTGCTTTTGCTGTTTCTCTAGTCTTGTACGAAACAGGTGGAAATCAGCTTAACATTGGATTTGATCCGAGCTCTACAGATAGTGGACGTGTTATATATATGCAGCGACAGAACGGTGGAGTCTGGCAGACTAAGCTATCAGGTGATTTAAAAGGGAAATATTATATGTACCGTGCTGTATATGCTGATGGAAATGTGACAGAAGCAGTAGATCCCTATGCAACAGCCGTATCGGCAAATGGTTTAAGAACAGCAATCGTTGATTTGCGGGGAACCCATCCTGAGCATTGGGAGAAGGATGTTGCTCCTCCATTACAGCATCCGGCTGATGCTGTTATTTACGAGCTGCATGTGCGTGACTTCTCCTCACATGAGAGTTCTGGCATGTACTATAAGGGTAAATTCAAAGCATTTACCGAATTTGGATTAAGGGATTCGGAAGCAAATGCAATAGGCATTGATCATCTGGTTGAATTGGGTATCACCCATGTACATCTGATGCCTGTGTTCGATTTCCAGACCGTTGATGAGTTAAGTGTTATGAAGCGTGGTTCGTCAATAGAACATACCGACTACAATTGGGGTTATGATCCTCAGCATTATAACGTACCGGAAGGATCATATAGCACTGATCCTACCGATCCAGAGCTCCGAATTCGCGAATTTAAAGAAATGGTTCAGGCTTTGCATAGCCGTGGGATTTCGGTGATTATGGATGTGGTTTACAATCATACGTACGCTGTAGAGAAGGGCCCCTTCGAGCCGCTTGTACCAGATTATTTCTATCGCCGTGACTATTTGGGACGTTTATCTAATGGCTCAGGAGTGGGTAACGAGTTAGCTACGGAGCGTCCGATGGTACGCAAATATATTAAGGATTCGTTGTCCTACTGGGCTTCGGAGTATCATATTGATGGCTTCAGGTTTGATCTTATGGGTCTGATGGACAGTGTGACCATGCGTGAAATAACGGAAGAGCTTCGACTTGAGGTGAACCCTAATTTACTGTTATATGGAGAACCTTGGACAGGAGGAGATTCTCCACTGGCAACAAAGACGCTAAAAGGTGTGCAGCGGGGAAAAGGATATGCTGTCTTCAATGATAACTTTCGTTCGGCGATCAAAGGAGATAGTGATGGATGGGGACGGGGCTTCATTACTGGAGAATACGGTAAAGAAGGGGCTATTGCAGCCGGAATCAAAGGAGCCATTCATGAATTTACGGACTCCCCTGTGGAATCTGTGAACTATGTAACCGCCCATGACAATTTGAATTTATGGGATAAGGTGCTTACCGTTCAAGGGGGATTTCAGGATGCCGCTTCACGGGCTAACCCTTATGTGAATGTAGATCTGGGGAATATTCTCAGCAATGAGACCGTACGCCGATCCTTACTTGCAAACGGAATCATCCTGACTTCGCAAGGGATTCCATTCCTGCACGCCGGTGATGAGCTCCTGCGTAGTAAATTTGGAGATCATAATAGCTATCGTAGTGGAGATATGATTAACGCGATCCGCTGGAATATGAAAAGTGTGTTTAAGCCTGTTTTTCAATATTATAAAGGCTTGATCGCACTGCGGCGTACACACCCGGCATTTCGTCTACATGGTCGCCAGGAAATTGAGCGTTCGCTTGAATTTCTGCGCTGTGATGGGGGGATAGTGTCGTACCTGCTTAGTAATCATGCAGGAGGTGACCTCTGGAACAATATAATGGTCATCTTTAATGCCAATAATGATCGAGTAAGGCTGTCTCTTCCTGAAGCTACTAACGGTTGGAACGTGGTAGTGGATCACACCCGAGCGGGGACTGAGGCATTCCGAATGGTTACAGGTAGCGAGGTGGAAATTGAAGGCTTGTCGATGATGGTGCTCTATGATGAATGTGGTGAGCCAGCACCGCGATCCAAAATTATCGAAGTACACTATGAACGGCCAGATGGAAATTATAAGGGCTGGAATCTTTGGGTTTGGGATACAGGCATTCAGGATGGACAATGCGATTTTCGGTATATGGAGGATGGGCGTGCAGTTGCACGAATTGAGGTTTTGCTAGATACCAAATCTATTGGGTATATACTACGACTTAATGACTGGGAAGAGAAAGATGGGGATAGCGATCGCTTTATTGACTGTTCCAAAACTGACGAACTTATCAAGGTCATGGTTATAGATCGTGATCAGGAGAATGATGGGATCTCAGATGATCATCTACAGTTAACCAGTTAA
- a CDS encoding diguanylate cyclase produces MAGFFDFKVTRKLIFIFAALSILLVGISIASLLYLNHTINRMSDSLYEDVFENAELILSADRDLYQAAIALHSSMSSTLTEAERDQFIQEYKDNNQQAEERVSLASSDIKSINNPYSGIKQANRILTELENKLYAFETSLDLWKSTGNTLIAERMQIGWDPASYQAVNLNMQLNEVRTHLDQSEDLIDTYALQVTDGFQDKKSALFALYSLVFFILLLVIIYLGRKIIWLKNEMLEEQTLYQLIGETMSDFIILTDPNGLILYSSPSHSSILGYVPKKGAPLSNYIREPEIAWAKLKSVVQGTPRISELRMRGAEGQWVWLETKVSPVRGSNNFPAQFMLVSREITQRKQYEERLHKLAFYDHLTAIPNRAHFKMYMENLINQPEERRKNIALALLDCDRFKQLNDTLGHLAGDEFLQLLSRELLQTVKGVGQAFRIGGDEFAVVLHRFTSPEMLDEMLKRLLKLFNKSWSIDNGSSFHTSASIGVALFPEHGSSINELLRAADLAMYLSKDHGGNEANLYYELLDVGLTNQTIGKP; encoded by the coding sequence GTGGCTGGATTTTTCGATTTCAAAGTAACACGCAAACTAATCTTTATTTTCGCTGCGCTCTCCATTCTACTGGTTGGGATTAGTATAGCTTCTTTACTCTATCTAAATCACACTATTAACAGAATGTCAGATTCTTTATATGAAGATGTATTTGAGAACGCTGAGCTTATACTGAGCGCTGATCGTGATCTTTATCAAGCCGCAATCGCTCTCCACTCCTCCATGAGCTCGACACTCACTGAAGCTGAACGTGATCAGTTTATTCAAGAATATAAGGACAATAATCAGCAAGCAGAAGAACGGGTAAGTCTAGCGAGTTCAGACATCAAATCTATCAACAATCCCTACAGTGGTATAAAGCAAGCAAATAGAATACTTACTGAATTAGAGAACAAGCTCTATGCCTTCGAAACATCCCTAGACCTATGGAAGAGCACAGGGAATACATTGATAGCTGAACGGATGCAGATCGGATGGGACCCCGCTTCATATCAAGCTGTGAATCTGAACATGCAGTTAAATGAAGTTAGAACTCATCTGGATCAATCAGAAGACCTGATAGACACCTACGCCTTGCAAGTAACAGATGGGTTCCAGGATAAAAAAAGTGCGCTCTTTGCGTTATACTCGCTGGTCTTTTTTATACTGCTCTTGGTTATTATTTATTTGGGTCGCAAAATCATTTGGCTCAAGAATGAAATGCTGGAGGAACAAACACTCTATCAGCTAATTGGTGAAACCATGTCTGACTTTATTATATTGACTGATCCTAACGGATTGATCCTGTATAGCTCCCCTTCACATTCAAGTATTCTAGGCTATGTTCCTAAAAAGGGTGCCCCTCTCTCCAACTACATTCGTGAACCGGAGATTGCCTGGGCTAAACTAAAGAGTGTCGTTCAGGGAACCCCTCGTATCTCAGAGCTACGGATGCGTGGAGCTGAAGGGCAATGGGTATGGCTGGAAACAAAGGTGTCACCTGTTCGAGGAAGTAATAATTTTCCAGCACAATTTATGTTAGTGTCCCGTGAAATTACACAACGGAAGCAATACGAAGAACGATTACATAAGCTAGCCTTCTATGATCATTTAACCGCGATTCCCAACCGGGCTCATTTCAAAATGTACATGGAGAATCTCATCAACCAACCGGAAGAACGGAGAAAGAATATTGCACTCGCACTGCTGGATTGTGACAGATTCAAGCAGCTAAACGATACCTTAGGACATCTGGCTGGAGACGAATTTCTGCAGCTGCTCTCTCGAGAGCTTTTACAAACGGTCAAAGGTGTAGGTCAGGCGTTCAGGATTGGCGGTGATGAATTTGCGGTGGTACTGCACCGATTCACCTCTCCAGAAATGTTAGATGAAATGCTAAAGCGTTTGCTTAAGCTATTCAACAAATCCTGGTCTATTGACAATGGATCTAGCTTTCATACCTCCGCAAGTATTGGCGTTGCTCTATTTCCTGAACACGGAAGCAGTATTAATGAACTTCTGCGTGCCGCTGATCTAGCGATGTACCTTTCCAAAGACCATGGAGGGAATGAAGCTAATCTCTATTACGAGCTTTTGGATGTAGGTTTAACCAACCAGACCATCGGAAAACCATAA
- a CDS encoding ABC transporter permease → MKLFQSMRMALKSIYSSKVRAFLTMLGIIIGVSSVIILVSVGQGTTSQITEQLNGLGTNQLTVNITGRGATTSLTYEEALALGDIEGIENVAPVISGNVTAKHNTENVSVTVEGITPSYEDVKDFHVQSGRFLLDIDTEYRQKVALIGTGTAEDLFGTDDPVGEKVQLNGISYKIVGLLEAKGSSLSGSNDDIILIPIATAERQLKSKGVRSITIATTSADTVATVKEKLESTLDAKFNYADNAFSVFDSQEMLETVNSTTATLSMALAGIAGISLFVGGIGIMNIMIVSVNERTREIGIRKAIGAKKFDILAQFMIESIVLSGLGGVIGVGIGVAGSWLLGKYTSLTVSIAWDMVLISFVFSLLIGVIFGMMPANKAARLRPIHALRNE, encoded by the coding sequence GTGAAATTATTTCAAAGTATGCGTATGGCTCTAAAAAGCATCTACAGCAGTAAAGTAAGAGCCTTTTTAACGATGCTGGGTATTATCATTGGTGTATCATCCGTTATCATCCTCGTTTCTGTAGGTCAGGGAACGACTTCTCAGATTACGGAGCAGCTCAATGGACTCGGAACAAATCAACTGACGGTAAACATTACTGGCCGTGGAGCTACCACCTCCCTGACCTATGAAGAAGCCTTGGCACTAGGAGATATAGAGGGTATAGAAAATGTAGCTCCTGTGATCAGTGGCAATGTTACAGCCAAGCATAATACAGAGAATGTTAGCGTTACTGTTGAAGGCATTACACCTTCTTATGAGGACGTTAAGGATTTTCATGTACAGTCAGGACGTTTCCTGCTTGATATTGATACGGAGTACCGGCAGAAGGTAGCGCTAATAGGCACAGGTACGGCTGAGGATTTATTCGGTACAGACGATCCTGTAGGTGAAAAGGTCCAGCTAAACGGGATCAGCTATAAAATCGTCGGCCTCTTGGAAGCGAAAGGCTCTAGTCTAAGTGGTTCCAATGATGATATCATACTGATCCCTATAGCTACTGCAGAGCGTCAGTTAAAAAGCAAAGGCGTACGGTCGATCACGATTGCGACGACTTCAGCAGACACTGTAGCTACCGTAAAAGAGAAGCTTGAGAGTACGTTAGATGCTAAATTTAATTATGCGGATAATGCTTTTAGCGTATTTGATTCCCAAGAGATGCTGGAAACTGTGAATTCCACGACAGCCACTCTTTCAATGGCATTAGCGGGCATTGCCGGTATTTCACTGTTTGTCGGGGGGATCGGCATTATGAATATTATGATCGTATCCGTCAATGAAAGAACAAGAGAAATTGGGATCCGCAAAGCAATCGGCGCCAAAAAATTCGATATTCTCGCTCAATTCATGATCGAATCCATCGTGCTTAGCGGATTGGGTGGGGTGATCGGTGTTGGCATTGGAGTCGCAGGTAGTTGGTTGCTAGGAAAGTATACTTCACTTACGGTATCTATTGCTTGGGATATGGTACTTATATCTTTTGTTTTCTCCTTGCTTATCGGCGTGATTTTCGGAATGATGCCTGCGAACAAAGCTGCTCGACTTCGCCCCATTCATGCCCTACGTAATGAATAG
- a CDS encoding ABC transporter ATP-binding protein, which produces MSASAPLIQVQNMTHGYTMAGESMTVLKSLSFSIDFGEFVAIIGPSGSGKSTLMNMLGCLDVSDEGSYLLDGQEVRKLSDNKLAIIRNEKIGFIFQNFNLLPKLSAVENVELPLIYRGLSHRERRETAQQALIKVGLEERMHHRPSELSGGQQQRVAIARAMAGAPPILLADEPTGALDTRTGQEVMQMIQELNEQGHTIILITHDLEIAKQAKRIIRIQDGNLVEDRRNAR; this is translated from the coding sequence ATGAGTGCTTCAGCGCCGCTGATCCAAGTTCAGAATATGACCCATGGCTATACTATGGCCGGAGAAAGCATGACGGTCCTAAAAAGCCTCTCCTTTTCAATCGATTTCGGAGAGTTCGTAGCGATTATAGGTCCATCCGGTTCTGGTAAATCAACACTCATGAACATGCTTGGATGCCTGGATGTATCCGATGAGGGAAGTTATCTTTTGGACGGACAAGAGGTTCGCAAGTTATCCGACAATAAGCTGGCTATTATCCGAAATGAGAAGATCGGCTTTATCTTTCAAAACTTCAATCTCCTCCCCAAATTGTCTGCTGTCGAGAATGTGGAGCTTCCGCTTATATACCGTGGCCTCTCACATCGAGAACGCAGAGAAACGGCGCAGCAAGCACTCATTAAAGTAGGTTTGGAGGAGAGAATGCATCATCGGCCTTCTGAACTTTCAGGTGGACAACAGCAGCGTGTAGCCATTGCACGGGCCATGGCAGGAGCTCCCCCGATTCTACTTGCAGATGAACCTACCGGAGCACTTGATACGCGAACTGGGCAAGAGGTCATGCAGATGATACAAGAATTAAATGAGCAAGGTCATACGATCATCCTAATCACACATGACCTCGAAATCGCAAAGCAAGCAAAGCGTATCATTCGTATTCAGGATGGCAACCTCGTGGAAGATCGGAGGAATGCGAGGTGA